From a region of the Falsiruegeria litorea R37 genome:
- the ccrA gene encoding crotonyl-CoA carboxylase/reductase, with product MALDTNGGVASYEAPEKDLYEVGEIPPMGYVPKKMYAWAIRQEREGEPNKAMQVEVVDVPELDSHEVLVLVMAAGVNYNGVWASLGVPISMFNVHKQPYHIAGSDAAGIVWAVGSKVTRWKVGDEVVIHCNQDDGDDEHCNGGDPMYSNSQRIWGYETPNGSFAQFTNVQAQQLMPRPKHLTWEEAACYTLTLATAYRMLFGHEPHDLKPGQNVLVWGASGGLGSYAIQLINTAGANAIGVISDESKRDFVMGLGAKGVLNRKDFNCWGQLPTVNTPEYAEWFKEARKFGAAIWEITGKGNNVDMVFEHPGESTFPVSTFVVKKGGMVVICAGTTGYNLTLDVRYMWMHQKRLQGSHFAHLKQASSANQLMVERRLDPCMSEVFTWDDLPEAHMKMRRNEHLPGNMSVLVQAPKTGLRTLEEVLEAGN from the coding sequence ATGGCTTTGGACACTAACGGCGGCGTCGCGTCGTACGAGGCGCCTGAAAAAGACCTCTACGAAGTGGGTGAAATCCCCCCCATGGGCTATGTGCCCAAGAAGATGTACGCGTGGGCAATCCGTCAGGAGCGTGAAGGCGAGCCAAACAAGGCGATGCAGGTCGAAGTTGTCGACGTGCCCGAGCTTGACAGCCATGAGGTGCTGGTCCTGGTTATGGCCGCTGGCGTGAACTACAACGGTGTCTGGGCCTCGCTGGGTGTTCCGATCAGCATGTTCAACGTCCACAAGCAACCCTACCACATTGCCGGCTCTGATGCTGCGGGCATCGTCTGGGCAGTGGGTTCGAAAGTGACCCGCTGGAAAGTTGGTGATGAGGTTGTCATCCACTGCAACCAGGACGACGGCGACGACGAGCACTGCAACGGCGGCGACCCGATGTATTCCAACAGCCAGCGTATCTGGGGCTATGAAACCCCCAATGGTTCGTTCGCTCAGTTCACCAACGTTCAGGCTCAGCAGTTGATGCCGCGTCCCAAGCACCTGACTTGGGAAGAGGCTGCCTGCTACACCCTGACGCTCGCAACTGCCTATCGCATGTTGTTCGGCCACGAGCCGCACGATCTGAAGCCAGGCCAGAACGTTCTGGTTTGGGGCGCGTCGGGTGGTCTGGGTTCCTATGCGATCCAGCTGATCAACACCGCCGGTGCCAATGCGATCGGCGTGATCTCGGACGAAAGCAAGCGTGACTTTGTGATGGGTCTGGGTGCCAAGGGTGTTCTGAACCGCAAGGACTTCAATTGCTGGGGTCAGCTGCCCACAGTGAACACGCCGGAATATGCCGAATGGTTCAAAGAGGCTCGCAAGTTCGGCGCGGCCATCTGGGAAATCACCGGCAAGGGCAACAACGTCGACATGGTATTCGAACACCCCGGCGAAAGCACCTTCCCGGTCTCGACCTTCGTCGTGAAGAAGGGCGGTATGGTTGTGATCTGCGCGGGTACTACCGGCTACAACCTGACCTTGGACGTGCGTTACATGTGGATGCACCAGAAACGTTTGCAGGGCTCGCACTTTGCCCACCTCAAGCAAGCATCCTCGGCAAACCAGCTGATGGTCGAGCGTCGTCTGGATCCGTGCATGTCCGAAGTGTTCACCTGGGACGATCTGCCCGAAGCGCACATGAAAATGCGTCGCAACGAGCACCTGCCAGGCAATATGTCTGTGCTGGTTCAGGCCCCCAAAACCGGTCTGCGCACTTTGGAAGAGGTTCTGGAAGCAGGCAATTAA